Part of the Permianibacter fluminis genome, CATCACCGAACTGGAAAACCAGAAAGCCGAAGCAATCAAGGCTGGTGGCGGTTTTACCAACAACGGCCCGATCGATACCAATCCGGTTTACCAACAGCTGAAAATCTCGCTGAGCGAAGCGGAAGCACGCAGCGCCTCGCTACGCACCAAGGTGGCGGACTACCAGGCACGTGCCACCGAGCTCGACAAAAAAGTATTCATTTTGCCGCAGGTGGAAGCCGATCTGGCTGGTCTGAACCGCAACTACGATGTCACCAAAGACAACTACGACAAACTGATCGCCAAACGCGAGCAGGCGCGTATTTCCCAGGATCGCGATCAGAACACCAGCGACGTCAAATTCCAGGTCATCGACCCGCCGCGGGTACCGCCGGAGCCGAGCGGTCCGAACCGGCCGCTGCTGCTGTCCGGCGTGCTGGCTGGTGGACTCGGCGTCGGTTTCGCCGTGGCGCTGCTGATTTCGCAAATCTTGAGTACGTTCGACAATCCGAAAATGCTGACCCAGGCGCTGCAGGTGCCGGTGCTCGGCACCGTGTCGATGGTGCTCAGTCCGCGCGCGGAAAGTATTCGCCGGATGAAGAACTGGGTTTTCCTCGGGCTCGGGCTCGCGTTGTTACCGGTTTACGGAGGACTGCTGTACATGCAGACCGCCGGCCGCGCGTTACTCGGCTCATGATGTGAGGACAGGCAAATGGATTTGATCGAACGCGCTGCCGCCCGTCTGGCCCAGCAAGAAAACAAAACCAGCAAAACCGAAGCGGAAAATGTCGTCGACGCACGGGAAGAAGCGCCGCCACGCCCGGTAGCGGTGCTGCACCGCTCGGAAGAGCACGGCCTGCCGCTGCTGAAACTGGATGAAGAGCGACTGCGCCAAGCCGGCATGGTGGTGCCGGACAGCACCCGCAGCAAAATCAAGGAAGAGTATCGCCATATCAAACGGCCGCTGCTGATGAACGCAGCCGGAAAGGGCACCAGCGTGCTCAAGCACGCCAACCTGATCATGGTGACCAGCTCGCACCCGGGCGAAGGCAAGACCTTCACTGCGGCCAATCTGGCGCTCAGTATTGCCGCCGAACGCGACAAGACCGTGCTGCTGGTTGACGCAGACGTGGTGCGCCCGTCATTGGGTGCCCTGCTCGGTTTCAGCGCCGAAAAAGGTCTGGTTGATCATTTGATCGACCCGACGCTCGATCTCGGCGACTTGCTGATCAAAACCGAACTGCCGACGCTGACCATTCTGCCGGCTGGCACGCCGCACCATTTGTCGACCGAATTGCTGGCCTCGACCGCGATGCAGCAGTTGACCGAACAACTGTCCAGCCGCTATCGCGATCGCATCGTGATTTTTGATTCGCCGCCGCTGCTGCCGACCACCGAGTCCTGCGTGTTGGCGCATCTGATGGGCCAGATCGTGATTGTGGTCGAAGCGGAACGGACCACCCGCTCCGATGTTCGCGAATCGCTGGAGCGGCTCGGCGCACTGCCGGAAACCGCGGTCGGTTTCGTGCTGAACAAAACCCGGCACGAAATGGACCCCGGCTATTACGGCTATGGCTACGGGTACGGGTACTGAGCCCATGCGTGGCGCCCGCCCTTTCGCTCTGTCGTTGCTGCCGCTGTTCCTGCTTGTCCCTGCCGCTCAGGCTGGGCACTGGGATTTCACGCCGACGATTTCCCTGCGGGAGATCTACTCCGACAACATCGGCCTCAGCGAAACCGATCCGCAGAGCGACTGGGTCACCGAACTGACCCCGGGCTTCACCCTGCGCGGCCAGAGCGACGCGTTCCGGATGAACCTGAATGCCTCGTCGCAGAACCTGTATTACCACGATGCCGCCATTGCCGATGGTGATCACACCCAGAGCAATCCGCAGCTGACCTTGAGCTCCACCACCACCTTGCTGCCATCGCTGTTCTATGTCGATATCGGCGGCAGCGCCGGGCAGCGGCTGGTGTCGGACAGCAATCGCGGTTCCTACGACAACATCGCGCTGTCTGGCGATCGCACCGATTATTCGACCTATACCATCGCGCCGTATCTGCGTCACCGTGCCCGCAACGGCATTTTCTTTGAAGCGCGGGCCGAGCGTGGCGTCAGCGAATTTGATCGCGATGATCCAAACCGCAACGACGTATTGCACGACGCCACCACCGAGAACTATCGGGTTCGGCTGGACAATCAAGCCATGAACACCGGTCTGCACTGGAGCGTGGTCGGCACACGTCGATACATTGATCGAAAATCGGAAACGCTGGCCGATCCGGATTTTCGCAGCGCCCAGATTGATCTGAGCTACCAGCTCAGCACCACCCTGGCGGTGTTGGGTCGGGCCGGCCGCAGTGAAAGCGAGTTGGGTGGCTTCGACAGCGATCGCAATGGCGATTACAGCGCCGGCGGTTTCCAATGGTCACCCAATCGCCGGTTCAATTTGTCGGCGCTGGCTGGTAGTGGCTACAGCGATGCCGAAATGAACTGGAAGCCCAGCCGTCGAACTGATTTTTCGCTGGGTTATCGCGACACCGATATCGGTTTGGTTGCCGGCCCGAGCTGGCGCGCCAGCGCGAAATTTCGTGGCCGTTCGCTGACCAGTTCCTTGAGCTACAACGAAGAAGTGACCACCGAGCAGCAATTGGTGCTCGACCACACGGAGTTCGTTCCATTTATCGACCAGAATGGCAACCCCGTAATTGATCCAGTCACCCATCAAGTGCTTGGTCAGAACGTCAACTTCTTTGCCATCGCTGACGATGAATTCGAGCGCCACCGTGGCGCCCTGAGTACGGTCTGGAAAGCGCGTCGCGCTACGATCAACCTCACCTTGTCGAAAGAAGACCGCCAGTACCTGGTCCGTGATGAACTCGACAATGAAAGTTACGGCGGTGCGATCAACTTCAGCTGGCCACTTGCAGCCGGTACCAGCCTGCTCAGTCAGTACCGTGAGCAGCACGGCGAATTTACCAGCGACGGCGCCAAAGAAGATTTTCAGCTCGCCAGCCTCGGTCTTCGCATCGACCTGTCCAAGCGCAGTTACACCAGTTTGAGCGTACAAAAAGTGCAACAGGACAGCGACCGTGGTGGCCGCAGTTACGACGAAGGGCGAGTCATCGCCGAACTGAACATGCAGTTTTGAGGTGGATGGTGCAGGACTCGCAACAAGCAGCTGGATTGCTGCGCAACGCAATGACGGTCGACGTCGAGGACTATTTTCAGGTGTCCGCGATGGAGCCGTATGTCGCGCGTGAAAACTGGGAAAAAACCCCGCTGCGGGTTGAGCGCAACACCGAAACGGTGCTGCAGTTGTTCAGCGACGCGGGCATCCGGGCCACCTTCTTCACGCTCGGCTGGGTCGCTGAGCGTTGCCCGGCGCTGATCAAACGCATTGTCGACAATGGCCACGAGCTCGCCAGCCACGGCTACGAACACACCCGCGCGCACCAGCAGAATCGCGAACAGTTTGCCGCCGATGTGCGCAAGACCAAAACCCTGCTGGAAGACATGGCCGGGGTCAGCGTCACCGGCTATCGCGCCGCCAGCTATTCGATCACCCGCGCCAATTTATGGGCACTGGATGAACTGGCGGCCGCCGGCTATCGCTACAGCTCCAGCATTTATCCGGTTCATCACGATCTCTACGGCATTCCGGACGCGCCGCGGCAGCCGTTTTTTCCGGCCCGGGCACCGACCCTGCTGGAAGTGCCGGTCACCACCGCGCAGTTCGGCAGTCGCAATGTACCGGCTGGCGGCGGCGGTTATTTCCGGCTGTTCCCGTATGCGCTGTCGCGCAAACTGATCGAACGGGTCAACCGGCGCGATCAGATGTCGGCGGTGTTTTATTTTCACCCGTGGGAAATTGATCCGGCCCAGCCGCGGCCGAATCAATTGGATCTGCGTACCCGGGTTCGCCACTACCTGAATTTGCGCCGCATGGCGCCGCGCTTGCAACGTTTGCTCAGTGATTTTCAGTGGGGCCGGATGGACGAAATTTTTCTGCCGCAGTCCGCTCCGACCATCGATTTGCAGTGATCCCAGCCAGCGATAACCGACGCCATGGATGTGCGTGTGACACCAATCAGCATACAACCGTATAGCCCCGCGCTCGCCACCGAGTGGGATGCCTACGTCCGCCAACATCCGGATGGCAGCTTTTTCCATCTGGCAGGCTGGCAACGGGTGATGACCGAAGGACTCGGTCACCGCAGCCATTTTCTCTGTGCCCGACGCGGCGAGCGACTGGTCGGCGTTTATCCGCTGGCAGAGGTGCGCAGCCTGCTGTTCGGTCACAACCTGGTGGCGCTGCCGTTCTGTGTGTATGGCGGCATCCTGAGCGATGATCACGACGTGCAGCAGGCGCTCGATCAGGCAGCCCAACAACTCGCCACGTCACTGCAGGTTGATGCCCTCGAAGTGCGCAACCGCCAGCCCGTACATGATGATTGGCCGCGCAAATCGCTGCACGTGACCTTTCGCCGCGCCCTGACCGGTGATGCCGAGGCGGATCTGAATGCCATTCCGCGCAAACAGCGGGCCATGGTGCGCAAGGCCATCGGCAATGGTCTGGACCACAGCATCGACGAACAGCTGAACGACTTTCTCGACTGCTACGACACCAGTGTCCGCAATCTCGGCACGCCGGTGTTTCCGCGCCGCTATTTCCGGGTACTGCGCGACGTGTTCGGCGATGATTGTGAGATTCTGACGGTGCGCAAAAACGGCGCCGCGGTTGCCAGCGTCATGAGTTTCTATTTCCGCGACGAAGTGCTGCCGTACTACGGCGGCGGTGGCATGCTGGCGAGGCAACTGGCCGGCAACGACATGCTGTATTGGGCGCTGATGAAACACGCCGGTGAGCGTGGCGCCAGACTGTTCGATTACGGCCGCAGCAAAATTGACACCGGCGCTTATCACTTCAAAAAGAATTGGGGCTTTGAGCCGCAGCCACTGGCCTACGAATATTTTCTGGTCAAGGCCAAACAGATGCCGGATGTCAATCCGCTCAATCCGAAATACAAACTGTTCATCGAGACCTGGAAACGGCTGCCGCTGCCGGTTGCCCGCCTGCTTGGTCCGATGCTGTCGCGGCATCTGGGGTAAACCATGACCGACGCCACGATACTGCCTACCCCGAACCAGCCGACCACGTCGTCAGCTTCGCGCTGGGCGAAAGCACTGACGCTGCTGATCGGTTTGATCGTGCTGCTGGTGTTTGCCCAGTGGCAACTGGCGCAGGACATGTTTGCCATCTGGTGGCGGTCAAAGACCTTCAATCACTGTCTGGTCATTCCGCTGATCAGCGCTTATCTCGTTTACGAACGCCGGCAATACGTCACCACGCTGACTCCGCAAGCCAGCGCACTGGGGCTGCTGCTGCTGCTGGCCGCCAGCCTGCTGTTGCTGCTGGCAGAACTCGCCGGCGTTGCGGTGGCTGCGCATTTTGCGTTTATCCTCAGCGTGCAAGCATTGGTGTGGACGGTGCTCGGTACCGAGATTTGCCGGCGTTTGCTGTTCCCGCTGCTCTATCTCTGGTTCATGGTGCCGTTCGGCGAATTTCTGGTGCCGCAGCTGCAGGATGTCACCGCCGACATGGCGGTCTGGTTGCTGCGGCTGTTTGACATTCCGGTGTTTCGCGATGGTCATTTTATCGCGCTGCCCAACGGCGATTTTCTGGTCGAGGAAGCCTGTAGCGGCATCAATTACCTGATCGCTTCACTGGCGCTCGGTACCGTCTATGCGTATCTGCAATACCGTTCCTATCGCCGTCGCGCACTGTTTATCGCGCTGAGCACGGTGGTACCGATCATTGCCAATGGCGTGCGCGCGTTCGGCATCATCCTGACCGCCCACCTGACCAACAACGAATACGCGGTCGGAGTCGATCATCTGATCTACGGCTGGATTTTCTTCGGCGTGGTGATCTTCCTGCTGTTTGCGCTGGGTCGCAGTTTCTCCGATGGCGGTCCGGACGCACCGGGCGCTGGTAGCAGCACAACCGAACGCCGGAGCCGGCAACCTTACGCCGTATTGATCGGCGCGTTGCTGCTGGTCAGTTTGCCGGCAGCGCTGCAGCGCACGGATGCGGCGAACACGGCACCAATGCTGGCCATCACGTCGCTACCGGCATCGTGGCAAGTTCAAAGCAGCGAGCCGCTCGGCGCGCAACTGCTCGGCGCCGCTGAGGTGCAAGTGCTGCGCGACGACGAGCTCGAAGTCATCATCGGCTATTTTCCGAATGACAGCCGCGGCCATGAACTGGTCAACGACAAACATCGCGTGTACGACAAGCAACGCTGGCGCCGCCTGCAAGCGGATCGCCGGATTGTGAGCGGCGTAGAAGCTGATGGCCTGCGGCTCGGCAATCCGGCCGGCGAAGCGCTGCTGGTGCACACCCTGTATGTGTTTGCCGACAGCGTGCAAGGCCGGGACTGGCGCGCCAAGTGGCAGCAAATGCAGGCACGTCTGGCCCGTCGGCCAGCGCCGGCGCTGCACCTGATCGTTGCCCGTGCCAGCAGCATGACCGATGCCGAGCTGGAGCAACGGCTGGCCGGTTTGCTGCCGGTCTTGCAACAACGCTTGCGAGAATTGGCCGAAGCCGGGAGTGTCACGCCATGACCGAACCGCGGCCGTTATTGGCGCACGTGCTGTTCCGGTTCGCGGTCGGCGGTCTGGAAAATGGCGTCGTCAACCTGATCAATCATTTGCCGACCGGCCGTTATCGGCACGTCATCATCTGCGTGACCGATCACGATCCGGAATTCGCGCGCCGGCTGCAGCGTAGCGATGTCCAAATTTTCGAATTGAAAAAACAGCCGGGACTTGATCTCGCGGTCTGGTGGCGGCTGTACAAATTGCTGCGCCAGTTGCAGCCGGACTTGATCCACACCCGCAATCTGTCGGCACTGGAAGCGCTGCTGCCGTCGTGGCTGGCCGGCGTGCCGGCGCGGCTGCACAGCGAACACGGTCGCGATGTCGGCGATCTCGATGGCCGCAACAAGCGCTATCAAATGTTGCGCCGCTGGCTGTTGCCGCTGGCGCAAACCGTGGTGGCGCTGTCGCAGGATTTGGGCGGGTATTTGCGCGACTCGGTCGGCATCGCCAGCGACAAGGTCCGGGTGATCTGCAACGGTGTCGATTGCGATCGGTTCACGCCGGCCAATACCGGTCAGCGCGACGAGGTGCTGCGCTTCATCAGCGTCGGTCGTTTGCAGGACGTCAAGGATCCGCTCAATGTGCTGCGGGCCTTTGCCGCCATCCGGCAATTGCGACCGCAACAGCCCATGCAGCTTGAGCTGGTGGGTGACGGGCCGCTGCTGGACGCTTGCCGCCAGTTTGTCGAAGCGCTTGGCCTGCGTGACTGTGTGCAACTGCCCGGCGCCGCCAGTGATGTCGCCCAGCGCCTGCGTCACGCTGATGTTTTTCTGCTTGGCTCCCGCGCCGAAGGCATTTCCAATACCGTGCTGGAAGCAATGGCCAGCGGCTTGCCAGTCGTGGCTACCCGGGTCGGTGGCAACGCCGAATTGGTGGTCGACGGCGAAACCGGTTTTCTGGTGCCGGCCGAGCAACCGGAAGCGCTGGCCGCAGCATTGCGGCGTTATGTCGATGACCGCGCCTTGCTTGGTCGTCATGGTGTTGCGGCGCGCGCGCGCGCCGTTGCCGAATTCAGTCTGGCGGGCATGATGGAGCGCTATCAGGCGCTGTACGATCAATTGCTCGCTGCTCATCCAAAAGGAATTTGACGCTATGTGCGGTATTGCCGGTCTGTTTCACCTGCGCACGCCCGGAACGGTGGACGAGGGCTTGTTGCGTCGGATGACCGACAGCATTGTCCATCGTGGCCCGGACGAATCCGGTCTGTATATCGGCCGCGGCGTTGGTCTGGGTCACCGCCGCCTGTCGATCATCGATCTGGCCTCCGGCCAGCAACCGATGTACAGCGACGACAAGAAAGTGGTCATCGTCTTCAACGGTGAAATCTACAACTTTCTTGATCTGCAGAAAGAGTTGATGCGGGCCGGCCATCACTTTCACACGCACTCCGATACCGAGGTGTTGTTGCACGCCTGGCTGGAATGGGGTGAAGACTGCGTGCGCCGCTTGCGCGGCATGTTTGCCTTCGCCATTTTTGACAGCCGGCATGACTGCCTTTTTCTGGCCCGTGATCACATGGGCAAGAAGCCGCTGTACTACGCCGAGCTGCAAACCGGCGAAGTGATTTTCGGCAGCGAAATGAAAGTGCTGCTGACTCACCCGGCCATGGTGCGCAAACTCGACCCGATCGCCGTCGAAGATTATTTCGCCTACGGCTACGTGCCCGAACCGCGAACGATTTTTGTCAATGCGAAAAAGCTGCCACCGGCCTCGACTTTGCTCATCACCCGCGACCGGGTCAACAGCCCGAAAGTCATCTGGGATGTGCCGTTTGAACCGGTTGCCGTCGCCAGTGCCGCTGCGGCCCGCGATGAACTGGCTGAGCGGCTGCAGGAAGCGGTACGCGTGCGGCTGATGGCCGAAGTGCCGCTCGGCGCGTTTCTCTCGGGCGGCGTCGATTCCAGCGCTGTCGTCGCGATGATGGCAAAAGAAAGTCGCGAGCCGGTCAACACCTGCTCGATCAGTTTTGGCGACCCCAAGTTCAACGAGTCTGAATACGCCAACCAGATCGCCCAGCGTTACCATACCAATCACAGCGTCCGCCAAGTTGACCCGGAAGATTTTTCGCTGATCGACGAACTGGCCCGGCTCTACGACGAGCCCTACGCCGACAGCTCGGCACTGCCGACTTATCGGGTCTGTCAGCTGGCACGTGAACGGGTCACCGTGGCGCTGTCGGGTGACGGTGGTGACGAAAACCTCGCCGGTTATCGCCGCTACCTCTGGCACATGCGGGAAGAGCGGGTCCGTCAGCGGCTACCGCTCGGTCTGCGCAAAAATGTCTTCGGCTTTCTCGGCAAGGTCTACCCGAAACTGGATTTCGCACCGCGCTTCATCCGGGCCAAGGCGACCTTCCAAGGTCTGGCACGTGACAGCGTTGAGGCCTATTTTCACGCGGTCAGTATTTTCAAGGATGACATGCGCCGGGATCTGTTCAGCCCGCAACTGAAATCGACGCTGCAAGGTTATGGCGCGCTCGAAGTCATGCGCGCGCATGCTGCCAACGCGCCGACCGAGCACCCGCTGTCACTGATCCAGTATCTCGACATGAAAACCTATCTGGTCGGCGACATTCTGACCAAGGTCGACCGCGCCTCGATGGCGCACGCGCTCGAGGTGCGGGTACCGTTCCTTGATGTCCGCTTTGTCGAATGGATGTCGGGTCTGCCGCCCGAATTGAAACTGCACGACGGTGAAGGCAAATATCTGCTCAAGCAGGCCATGGCGCCGCATCTGCCGCATGACTTGATGTACCGCAAGAAAATGGGCTTCGCCGTGCCGCTGGCCAGCTGGTTCCGCGGCCCCCTGCGCGAACGCATCCGCAATGAACTGTTGACCGGACCACTGGCGGAAAGCGGTCTGTTCAACCGGCAATATCTGCAAACCCTACTCGATCAACATCAGTCCGGGCTGCGTGACTTCAGCGCACCGTTGTGGACGCTGATGATGTTCGCCCGCTTCCTGGCCAATACGTCGCCGGAGTCGGTCTAATCATGTGCGGCATTTACGGACAACTGCGGTTTGACGGCCAGACGGTTCCGCGCGAGCGTTTGACCGCGATGGGCAATGCGATGATCCATCGCGGCCCCGACGATGAAGGCGCCTTTACTGACGGTCCGATTGGCATCGGCATGCGCCGGCTGTCGATCATCGATCTGAACGGTGGCCACCAGCCATTTGTCGCCGAAGCCGGCAAGCTGGCGCTGGTTGCCAATGGCGAGGTTTACAATTTTCAGGCCTTGCGCCGTGAACTGGAAGCAGCCGGCCACGTGTTCCGCTCGCACTCCGATTGCGAAACGATCCTCTGGGGTTATCTGCAATGGGGTCTCGACACGCTGCTGCAAAAGCTGAACGGCATGTATGCGTTCGCGTTGTGGGATGGCCGCAGCGAACAATTGATCGTCGCCCGTGATCGCATCGGCATCAAACCGCTGTATTACCATTTTGATGGCAAGTCCTTCAGCTTTGCTTCGGAAGCCAAAAGCCTGTTCCCGGTCGGCATCCGGCCGGAGTTGAACAAGGACGCTTTGCCGGCCTATCTGTCATTGGGTTATGTGCCCGCGCCGCAGACGCTGTTTGCCGGCATCCAGAAATTGCCGGTGGCCACGGTCGCCATCATCAAGGCCGGCGAACTCCGGCTAAAAAATTACTGGTCGATTGGCAGTTCACTGGCGACGTACAGTGAAAACGAGTGGCAGGAAAAAGTTCGCGCCGAACTGGATCGCGCCATCGCGATGCAGATGGTGGCCGACGTTCCGCTCGGTGCGTTCCTGTCCGGCGGCATCGACTCCAGCGCTGTCGTGGCTTACATGGCCAAGCACGCCAGCGGCCCGGTCAAAACCTACGCGATCGGTTTCGATGGCGATGCCGCCAGCCGTTACTACAACGAGCTGCCGTATGCGCGCAAAGTCGCCGAATTGTTTGGCACCGAGCACCACGAAATTCTGGTCAAGCCGGATGTCGCCCGGTTGCTGCCGCAGTTGCTGTGGCAACTTGATGAACCCATGGCCGACTCGGCTTTTCTGACCACCTATCTGGTGTCGGAATTTGCCCGCCGCGATGTCACCGTGATCCTGAGCGGGGTTGGCGGCGACGAATTGTTCGGTGGTTATCGCCGTTATCTTGGCGAACACTATGCCGGCCGCTATCAGAAACTGCCGGCCATGGCTCGTAGTGGCTTGCGCGCCATTGCCAAGCGGTTGCCATCGGATCGCCATAATCGCTGGTTGGATCTGGCCCGGCTGGCACGCGGTTTCATTCTGTCGGCCGACATGCCGTTTGAAGATCGCTACCGCAGCTACGTTCAGGTGTTCGCGCCGGACGCCATCAGCGCCCTGCTGGCCAAGGACGCCGGCGGCCATAAGTCACACAACAGCCGCGATCCGGTGCACGAGGCTTTTGCCCGCGCCAACAACCCGGACCACATCAACCGTCTGCTGCAAGTCGACGCGCAAACGCAGCTGCCGGACGATCTGCTGCTGCTGACCGACAAGATGAGCATGGCGGTGTCGCTGGAATGTCGGGTGCCGTTGCTGGATCATGAGCTGCTGGAGCTGGCCGCCAGCATGCCGGCCTCGATCAAGGTCCGCGGCGGCGAACTGAAATCGCTGCTGAAAAAATCGCTGCGTGGGCTGTTGCCGGACGAAATCCTGT contains:
- a CDS encoding XrtA-associated tyrosine autokinase, translated to MDLIERAAARLAQQENKTSKTEAENVVDAREEAPPRPVAVLHRSEEHGLPLLKLDEERLRQAGMVVPDSTRSKIKEEYRHIKRPLLMNAAGKGTSVLKHANLIMVTSSHPGEGKTFTAANLALSIAAERDKTVLLVDADVVRPSLGALLGFSAEKGLVDHLIDPTLDLGDLLIKTELPTLTILPAGTPHHLSTELLASTAMQQLTEQLSSRYRDRIVIFDSPPLLPTTESCVLAHLMGQIVIVVEAERTTRSDVRESLERLGALPETAVGFVLNKTRHEMDPGYYGYGYGYGY
- a CDS encoding TIGR03016 family PEP-CTERM system-associated outer membrane protein; translation: MRGARPFALSLLPLFLLVPAAQAGHWDFTPTISLREIYSDNIGLSETDPQSDWVTELTPGFTLRGQSDAFRMNLNASSQNLYYHDAAIADGDHTQSNPQLTLSSTTTLLPSLFYVDIGGSAGQRLVSDSNRGSYDNIALSGDRTDYSTYTIAPYLRHRARNGIFFEARAERGVSEFDRDDPNRNDVLHDATTENYRVRLDNQAMNTGLHWSVVGTRRYIDRKSETLADPDFRSAQIDLSYQLSTTLAVLGRAGRSESELGGFDSDRNGDYSAGGFQWSPNRRFNLSALAGSGYSDAEMNWKPSRRTDFSLGYRDTDIGLVAGPSWRASAKFRGRSLTSSLSYNEEVTTEQQLVLDHTEFVPFIDQNGNPVIDPVTHQVLGQNVNFFAIADDEFERHRGALSTVWKARRATINLTLSKEDRQYLVRDELDNESYGGAINFSWPLAAGTSLLSQYREQHGEFTSDGAKEDFQLASLGLRIDLSKRSYTSLSVQKVQQDSDRGGRSYDEGRVIAELNMQF
- a CDS encoding XrtA system polysaccharide deacetylase, with the translated sequence MLRNAMTVDVEDYFQVSAMEPYVARENWEKTPLRVERNTETVLQLFSDAGIRATFFTLGWVAERCPALIKRIVDNGHELASHGYEHTRAHQQNREQFAADVRKTKTLLEDMAGVSVTGYRAASYSITRANLWALDELAAAGYRYSSSIYPVHHDLYGIPDAPRQPFFPARAPTLLEVPVTTAQFGSRNVPAGGGGYFRLFPYALSRKLIERVNRRDQMSAVFYFHPWEIDPAQPRPNQLDLRTRVRHYLNLRRMAPRLQRLLSDFQWGRMDEIFLPQSAPTIDLQ
- a CDS encoding FemAB family XrtA/PEP-CTERM system-associated protein: MTPISIQPYSPALATEWDAYVRQHPDGSFFHLAGWQRVMTEGLGHRSHFLCARRGERLVGVYPLAEVRSLLFGHNLVALPFCVYGGILSDDHDVQQALDQAAQQLATSLQVDALEVRNRQPVHDDWPRKSLHVTFRRALTGDAEADLNAIPRKQRAMVRKAIGNGLDHSIDEQLNDFLDCYDTSVRNLGTPVFPRRYFRVLRDVFGDDCEILTVRKNGAAVASVMSFYFRDEVLPYYGGGGMLARQLAGNDMLYWALMKHAGERGARLFDYGRSKIDTGAYHFKKNWGFEPQPLAYEYFLVKAKQMPDVNPLNPKYKLFIETWKRLPLPVARLLGPMLSRHLG
- the xrtA gene encoding exosortase A; translated protein: MTDATILPTPNQPTTSSASRWAKALTLLIGLIVLLVFAQWQLAQDMFAIWWRSKTFNHCLVIPLISAYLVYERRQYVTTLTPQASALGLLLLLAASLLLLLAELAGVAVAAHFAFILSVQALVWTVLGTEICRRLLFPLLYLWFMVPFGEFLVPQLQDVTADMAVWLLRLFDIPVFRDGHFIALPNGDFLVEEACSGINYLIASLALGTVYAYLQYRSYRRRALFIALSTVVPIIANGVRAFGIILTAHLTNNEYAVGVDHLIYGWIFFGVVIFLLFALGRSFSDGGPDAPGAGSSTTERRSRQPYAVLIGALLLVSLPAALQRTDAANTAPMLAITSLPASWQVQSSEPLGAQLLGAAEVQVLRDDELEVIIGYFPNDSRGHELVNDKHRVYDKQRWRRLQADRRIVSGVEADGLRLGNPAGEALLVHTLYVFADSVQGRDWRAKWQQMQARLARRPAPALHLIVARASSMTDAELEQRLAGLLPVLQQRLRELAEAGSVTP
- a CDS encoding TIGR03088 family PEP-CTERM/XrtA system glycosyltransferase; this translates as MTEPRPLLAHVLFRFAVGGLENGVVNLINHLPTGRYRHVIICVTDHDPEFARRLQRSDVQIFELKKQPGLDLAVWWRLYKLLRQLQPDLIHTRNLSALEALLPSWLAGVPARLHSEHGRDVGDLDGRNKRYQMLRRWLLPLAQTVVALSQDLGGYLRDSVGIASDKVRVICNGVDCDRFTPANTGQRDEVLRFISVGRLQDVKDPLNVLRAFAAIRQLRPQQPMQLELVGDGPLLDACRQFVEALGLRDCVQLPGAASDVAQRLRHADVFLLGSRAEGISNTVLEAMASGLPVVATRVGGNAELVVDGETGFLVPAEQPEALAAALRRYVDDRALLGRHGVAARARAVAEFSLAGMMERYQALYDQLLAAHPKGI
- a CDS encoding XrtA/PEP-CTERM system amidotransferase, which gives rise to MCGIAGLFHLRTPGTVDEGLLRRMTDSIVHRGPDESGLYIGRGVGLGHRRLSIIDLASGQQPMYSDDKKVVIVFNGEIYNFLDLQKELMRAGHHFHTHSDTEVLLHAWLEWGEDCVRRLRGMFAFAIFDSRHDCLFLARDHMGKKPLYYAELQTGEVIFGSEMKVLLTHPAMVRKLDPIAVEDYFAYGYVPEPRTIFVNAKKLPPASTLLITRDRVNSPKVIWDVPFEPVAVASAAAARDELAERLQEAVRVRLMAEVPLGAFLSGGVDSSAVVAMMAKESREPVNTCSISFGDPKFNESEYANQIAQRYHTNHSVRQVDPEDFSLIDELARLYDEPYADSSALPTYRVCQLARERVTVALSGDGGDENLAGYRRYLWHMREERVRQRLPLGLRKNVFGFLGKVYPKLDFAPRFIRAKATFQGLARDSVEAYFHAVSIFKDDMRRDLFSPQLKSTLQGYGALEVMRAHAANAPTEHPLSLIQYLDMKTYLVGDILTKVDRASMAHALEVRVPFLDVRFVEWMSGLPPELKLHDGEGKYLLKQAMAPHLPHDLMYRKKMGFAVPLASWFRGPLRERIRNELLTGPLAESGLFNRQYLQTLLDQHQSGLRDFSAPLWTLMMFARFLANTSPESV
- the asnB gene encoding asparagine synthase (glutamine-hydrolyzing); the protein is MCGIYGQLRFDGQTVPRERLTAMGNAMIHRGPDDEGAFTDGPIGIGMRRLSIIDLNGGHQPFVAEAGKLALVANGEVYNFQALRRELEAAGHVFRSHSDCETILWGYLQWGLDTLLQKLNGMYAFALWDGRSEQLIVARDRIGIKPLYYHFDGKSFSFASEAKSLFPVGIRPELNKDALPAYLSLGYVPAPQTLFAGIQKLPVATVAIIKAGELRLKNYWSIGSSLATYSENEWQEKVRAELDRAIAMQMVADVPLGAFLSGGIDSSAVVAYMAKHASGPVKTYAIGFDGDAASRYYNELPYARKVAELFGTEHHEILVKPDVARLLPQLLWQLDEPMADSAFLTTYLVSEFARRDVTVILSGVGGDELFGGYRRYLGEHYAGRYQKLPAMARSGLRAIAKRLPSDRHNRWLDLARLARGFILSADMPFEDRYRSYVQVFAPDAISALLAKDAGGHKSHNSRDPVHEAFARANNPDHINRLLQVDAQTQLPDDLLLLTDKMSMAVSLECRVPLLDHELLELAASMPASIKVRGGELKSLLKKSLRGLLPDEILYRKKRGFGAPMGAWLRGQLLPLMQQVLSAETVAARGLFDPAAVQRVMQEHLSQQADHTDHLQALLNLELWCRLYLDGHSVEQVKEDLLKVAA